Proteins encoded within one genomic window of Manis pentadactyla isolate mManPen7 chromosome 4, mManPen7.hap1, whole genome shotgun sequence:
- the SSH2 gene encoding protein phosphatase Slingshot homolog 2 isoform X4 — MWSALQSLHKACEVARMHNYYPGSLFLTWVSYYESHINSDQSSVNEWNAMQDVQSHRPDSPALFTDIPTERERTERLIKTKLREIMMQKDLENITSKEIRTELEMQMVCNLREFKEFIDNEMIVILGQMDSPTQIFEHVFLGSEWNASNLEDLQNRGVRYILNVTREIDNFFPGVFEYHNIRVYDEEATDLLAYWNDTYKFISKAKKHGSKCLVHCKMGVSRSASTVIAYAMKEYGWNLDRAYDYVKERRTVTKPNPSFMRQLEEYQGILLASKQRHNKLWRSHSDSDLSDHHEPICKPGLELNKKEITTSADQIAEVKTMESHSPIPPVFVEHVVPQDENQKGLCTKERMICLEFTSREFHAGQIEDELNLNDINGCSSGCCLSEPKFPLDNCQASKALIHSGQAPAMANRFPDLAVEDLETDALKADMNVHLLPMEELTSRLKDLPMSPDPESPSPQPSCQTEVPDFSTDRIDFFSALEKFVELSQETRSRTFSHSRMEELGGGRSESCRLAGVEVAPSEVTADDQRSSSLSDTPHASEESSTDEEQSKAISELVSPDIFMQSHSENAISVKEIVTEIESISQGVGQVQLKGDILSHPCHTPKKHTVHELPPERAQVPESRPGNQNEGSCTAQPELAKDLGRGDPEGCLTTHSSTAELEEEEPAEGEQELWGPGMHPGAKWCPGSVRRATLEFEERLRQEQEHHGTASACTSSTRKNSKHDSSVADPAPKGKGDEATLEHSFVPKELEMNRGKGKCSGSGAGSLLHSEQNTIVTAPELWELHASPAPLECPGSDTRTKQDGILKGQRTVVSCQGSETQAAPLPLPKEVDIIESSHTVVLPSNTGPGGERAPSGKGGEQGLREVKVENSNTVLCALDENLNRTLGPDQVSLSPEVLPPPHSSSPEHDRPTNPASTLSSPKDWGNSLSAALETTTAFVSHSTHVPLAQSDYLCPQNVVHLEGFTAQSSTTDSEPSTEQESWEGSQEGPCPRGSAVQYEGSQLLSEDLSLISKLGDNIEELQEKLDLSPVACQLPHRSGSDSAQGLSHSPGVVKERTEETESQVTHQVGLIKPSQMRRSASLAKLGYLDLCKDGLSEREPVCSESPHLKLLQPFIRTDSGMHAMEAQEPPESPRVPQNLEPTKYFIEQLRTTECIAQSKPVERPLVQFAREFGHSQQCLLPRAGPELTSSEGGLPLLQTQGPQGAGPAPGLAVAPRQLQGRTHPLRRLKKANDKKRTANPFYNTM; from the exons ATGTG GTCTGCACTACAGAGTTTGCACAAGGCTTGTGAAGTGGCCAGAATGCATAACTACTACCCAGGCAGCCTGTTTCTCACCTGGGTGAGTTATTACGAGAGCCATATCAACTCAGATCAGTCATCAGTCAATGAATGGAATGCTATGCAGGATGTGCAGTCCCACCGGCCCGACTCTCCAGCTCTCTTCACGGACAT ACCAACTGAACGTGAGCGAACAGAAAGACTAATTAAAACCAAATTAAGGGAGATTATGATGCAGAAGGATTTGGAGAATATCACATCCAAAGAG ATACGGACTGAGTTGGAAATGCAAATGGTGTGCAATTTGCGAGAATTCAAGGAATTTATAGACAATGAAATGATAGTGATCCTTGGTCAGATGGATAGCCCTACACAGATATTTGAGCATGTGTTCTTG GGCTCAGAATGGAATGCCTCTAACTTAGAGGATTTACAGAACCGAGG GGTACGGTATATCTTGAATGTCACTCGAGAGATAGATAACTTCTTCCCAGGAGTCTTTGAGTATCATAACATCCGGGTATATGATGAAGAGGCAACTGATCTTCTGGCTTACTGGAATGACACTTACAAATTCATCTCTAAAGCAAA GAAACACGGATCTAAATGCCTGGTCCACTGCAAAATGGGGGTAAGCCGCTCAGCCTCCACTGTGATTGCTTATGCAATGAAGGAGTATGGCTGGAATCTGGACCGAGCCTATGACTACGTGAAGGAAAGACGAACAGTGACGAAGCCCAACCCCAGCTTCATGAGACAACTGGAAGAGTACCAAGGGATCTTGCTGGCAAG CAAACAGCGGCATAACAAGCTCTGGAGATCTCATTCAGATAGTGACCTCTCAGACCACCATGAGCCAATCTGCAAACCAGGGCTTGAACTCAACAAGAAGGAGATCACCACCTCAGCAGACCAGATTGCCGAGGTGAAGACCATGGAGAGTCACTCTCCCATACCTCCTGTCTTTGTGGAACATGTTGTCCCGCAGGATGAAAATCAGAAAGGCCTGTGTACCAAAGAAAGAATGATCTGCTTGGAATTTACTTCTAGGGAATTTCATGCTGGACAGATTGAAGATGAATTAAACCTAAATGACATTAATGGATGCTCATCAGGGtgttgtctcagtgaaccgaaaTTCCCTCTTGACAACTGCCAGGCATCCAAAGCCTTAATCCACTCTGGACAGGCCCCAGCAATGGCCAACAGGTTCCCAGACCTAGCAGTGGAAGACCTGGAGACGGACGCACTGAAAGCAGATATGAACGTTCACCTACTGCCtatggaagaactgacatctcgCCTGAAAGACCTCCCCATGTCTCCTGATCCTGAGTCACCGAGCCCCCAACCCAGTTGCCAGACTGAAGTCCCAGATTTCAGTACAGACCGCATTGATTTTTTCAGCGCCCTAGAGAAGTTTGTAGAGCTTTCCCAAGAAACCCGGTCCAGAACTTTTTCCCACTCGAGGATGGAGGAACTGGGTGGAGGCAGGAGTGAGAGCTGCCGACTGGCAGGGGTGGAAGTAGCCCCCTCCGAAGTGACAGCCGACGACCAGAGAAGCAGCTCTTTGAGTGACACTCCCCATGCATCTGAAGAATCTTCAACAGATGAGGAACAGTCAAAG GCAATCTCAGAACTGGTCAGCCCAGACATCTTCATGCAGTCTCACTCAGAAAATGCAATTTCAGTCAAAGAAATTGTCACTGAGATTGAATCCATCAGTCAAGGAGTCGGTCAGGTTCAATTGAAAGGAGACATCCTCTCCCACCCATGCCATACACCAAAGAAGCACACTGTCCATGAGCTGCCCCCTGAGAGGGCCCAGGTCCCAGAGAGCAGACCTGGAAATCAGAATGAGGGTTCCTGCACAGCCCAGCCTGAACTAGCCAAAGACTTGGGGAGGGGGGACCCAGAAGGCTGCCTGACCACACACTCATCCACTGCAGAGTTGGAAGAAGAGGAACCAGCTGAGGGGGAACAGGAACTCTGGGGCCCAGGGATGCACCCAGGTGCCAAGTGGTGCCCGGGGTCTGTGAGGCGAGCCACCTTGGAGTTTGAGGAGCGCTTGCGGCAGGAGCAAGAGCATCATGGCACTGCTTCTGCTTGTACCTCGTCCACGCGCAAAAACTCCAAGCATGATTCTTCTGTGGCAGACCCAGCACCAAAAGGGAAGGGTGACGAAGCCACCCTGGAACATTCATTTGTCCCCAAGGAACTAGAGATGAACAGGGGCAAAGGGAAATGCAGTGGGTCCGGGGCTGGCTCACTACTCCATTCAGAGCAAAACACCATTGTTACAGCACCAGAGCTGTGGGAATTGCACGCCTCGCCAGCTCCTCTTGAGTGCCCGGGGTCAGATACTAGAACGAAGCAGGACGGAATCCTGAAGGGGCAGAGGACTGTGGTTTCATGCCAGGGATCTGAGACACAGGCAGCCCCTCTTCCCCTTCCCAAGGAGGTAGACATCATTGAGTCTTCCCACACAGTTGTGTTGCCCAGTAACACTGGGCCAGGGGGTGAAAGAGCCCCCAGTGGaaagggtggggagcagggactGAGGGAAGTCAAAGTGGAGAATTCCAACACTGTCCTCTGTGCCCTGGATGAAAATCTGAACAGGACCCTGGGCCCTGACCAAGTTTCTCTGAGCCCAGAAGTGCTACCTCCgcctcattcttcttctcctgAGCACGACAGGCCCACGAACCCAGCCTCCACCCTGAGCAGCCCCAAGGACTGGGGCAACAGCCTGTCAGCAGCCCTGGAGACCACAACAGCTTTTGTCAGCCACTCAACCCACGTACCGTTGGCCCAGTCAGATTACCTGTGTCCCCAGAATGTGGTTCACCTGGAAGGCTTCACAGCACAAAGCAGCACCACAGACAGCgagccctccacagagcaggaGAGCTGGGAAGGAAGTCAGGAGGGTCCCTGCCCCAGGGGCAGTGCAGTGCAGTATGAGGGCTCCCAGttacttagtgaagacctaagtTTAATTAGCAAACTTGGTGACAATATTGAGGAATTACAAGAAAAACTGGACCTGTCCCCTGTAGCCTGTCAACTCCCACATCGCTCCGGTAGTGACAGTGCCCAGGGTCTCAGCCATAGCCCCGGTGTGGTGAAGGAGCGCACTGAAGAAACTGAGTCCCAAGTGACTCACCAGGTAGGGCTCATCAAACCATCTCAAATGAGGCGTTCAGCTTCCCTCGCCAAGTTGGGCTACTTGGACCTTTGTAAAGACGGTTTATCCGAGAGGGAGCCTGTCTGCTCTGAGTCCCCTCATCTCAAACTGCTTCAGCCCTTCATCAGAACGGACTCAGGCATGCATGCCATGGAGGCCCAGGAGCCCCCAGAAAGCCCACGTGTCCCCCAGAACCTGGAACCCACCAAGTATTTTATAGAGCAACTCAGAACGACAGAGTGCATCGCGCAGAGCAAGCCAGTGGAGAGGCCCCTTGTACAGTTCGCCAGGGAATTTGGTCACAGCCAGCAGTGTCTGCTCCCCAGGGCAGGACCTGAATTGACTAGTTCTGAAGGAGGCCTTCCTTTGCTGCAGACCCAGGGACCGCAGGGTGCAGGCCCAGCCCCAGGGCTTGCTGTGGCGCCCCGTCAGCTGCAGGGCAGAACTCACCCCCTCAGGAGACTGAAAAAAGCAAATGATAAAAAGCGGACAGCCAACCCCTTCTATAATACCATGTGA